A genomic segment from Drosophila miranda strain MSH22 chromosome 3, D.miranda_PacBio2.1, whole genome shotgun sequence encodes:
- the LOC108159416 gene encoding pneumococcal serine-rich repeat protein isoform X4 yields MDLSLERDSSALGSLFQQIINDMKNTSPLWDDFVAKASKLHTCLRAAIQAIAAYLDAFQKIADAATNSRGASKEIGTALTRVCLRHKAVETRLKTFTSAIMDCLVQPLQDKIEDWKRTVATIDKDHAKEYKRCRSELKKRSSDTLRLQKKARKGQTDGLQSLMDSHMQDVTLRRAELEEVEKRSLRAAMVEERLRYCSFVHMLQPVVHEECEVMSELGHLQEAMQSIALVTKEPSVLPQASEELIHDAKASINLYPESPGGGSGSQGGGCSNSLGSRKSSVCSISSMNSSGSSNSPGHHHYPRSLSQFVTPAIRLKPGESSDSGFCSSPALTTQVSNATNQTANVSTWPPHSQDVVDTLPPTADRPHTISTAYEKGHQRPPLTVYTFQNPETIHESGSGNGINNGSVAPSNGQPSSGQTTPATQKSPAASLSRPPLPVKPAHVRCSSLERPLSAQSNHRQGSGSGGLLQRQCPSPIPAHITKELSAAHHAQQQQQQLQQQQSPPTYVNMSELANMAALKLTNHQQQQQQQQQQQQQQKPTPPPLQQQSSIDSICSQHSNDSSGSHQLLQQQQQQQAPHAAQHHATRSHSISSTASSLHSHPSIDSTVACGSLVGQHTHSTSTNTNTTSPSSGSSTPQNHYSPLLTNSPTSTAAGTPSGSSISTGTGTGAGLGFVYQVSSPTPPTSEVQVQVLKITEQAGSQPPASAEDTDERSRASVLQKASMFEKQAAAVAAAAGSVSPPVPATGPSPAAAAPSAGGPKRSEAEQQEMDKSFEDSIKALNNLIGELDSFQREIDEGKGKQNSNSNSSNNNLTTSSSSSENNNLPPVCIGSTASTTSTSTTNIDLCGISNQTNSSGCGTDMSDTTSEELAGEEGGHLMDPTLAEARRRERELLGASDSELSRCYVSETSSLTGGLTAGGYENPTFAHFVASASRDDPYNGGSGSEGRSLYAPASVSVSADSISLAASDSICLSGQPRHAYVDTCSDSGSAVVVIYDHQIPNTPDIEFVKQNSEIVLLRTKDPQVQSQLQLYEMRELQQLPSNLAGSPDSPDSGSGKALPPATATVAPAKQRLSSFRASSEQQLQLLGRGSPQRGKANHVDQPPQQQQPAQGTVSDNSSLPVEPPVMRRQLPPKPTSLCLSLFNGTGTGTGSGSGSGTGTGSNQPPSVADKPLIPRKSDFKADLDAKIRRQKQKVQQQIQQQQQQQQKQQQTPQQPLQQQQQQQQQQQHSPQSHQTRNCNVTNGPAAAVVIASASDPILSPHPYQNQNQNHRMPSQNQTTATSNHKQYQTPQAAATATSKTSASPPSATIANPALSSLSPRGGLPQPSSSSSSLPSSASASTNSTSTNALAPLPVATATATATAPCRPPPSAPPPAHPYVCSSNAANPQANHQANTNTNSTANANANASLKPGITPRPASLSGGAGGGLGGAGGSTRIARRSSINQAKPPPPVRRSSSVTPSPNASVGHATHLQLQHNTPLSSSSEHLPPPPAFMLESMSSAPPVAMPSSALKVSETVRALAAMRHQPASPGTLRRIQQQQQQHQQQQQQQQQYQPPLQSVHNSPMNDDPSYEAYYDSYMDLQAYAHALANGQQQQPGQQMPPPLPPPNQQRFNHQQQQQQQQYHPQQCYPQQQQQQQHVAQKPPTPPVYHAPPAPPPTADATFRTSSPAAGGGGGGGIYAQPKLVNSMSSFRTSSPSPNGHGHGHAHPLPPTQPKANPNLIAQLNARLNSKQQQQQQHHQQQHASEGIYGNQQQPGGESIYTRSGLSMSQPQQQQHYDAAAPILSMRQAQQQQQQYQHLQQQHYTCPPPLEDPPPPPIYSAGASATMPKKMARPHAGQSAASQLSAYAAGSATATLPKNMMQQQQRLQQQLQQQQQQHQQYQQPAGMGNGNGHVNQRPQLPLPQQQMQQQQQQKLRAAQQQHLAEQQQQQQQQQRQPPIPSRHSSVQQKIFVSTNPFIQTTAVKFHSPSASPTCGSPVTGSGSVSSASIYATTARGNHHQQQIHHPQQQQHQQQQQQHYYREVAGGNSNGGAAYYNHNNAHGHGHANANAHANVHAHAHMSHAQAHHPNFVTSTNIEKTGSIRAKTKAEFLENLNAKLAKQGMSGRAFAVRNLINSKALPDPRICHESLMDQIKRGAPLKRNQKINDRSAPKIH; encoded by the exons ATGGATCTAAGTCTGGAACGCGATAGCTCTGCTCTGGGGAGTCTGTTCCAACAGATTATCAATGACATGAAG AACACCTCTCCACTGTGGGATGACTTCGTGGCAAAGGCCAGCAAATTGCACACATGCTTGAG GGCTGCCATACAGGCAATCGCCGCCTATTTGGATGCCTTCCAGAAGATAGCCGATGCGGCCACCAATTCCAGAG GCGCCTCCAAGGAAATTGGCACCGCCCTGACCCGGGTCTGCCTGCGCCACAAGGCAGTGGAGACCCGCTTGAAGACCTTCACCAGCGCCATTATGGACTGTCTGGTGCAGCCGCTGCAGGACAAGATCGAGGACTGGAAACGCACCGTGGCCACCATCGACAAGGACCATGCCAAAGAATACAAGCGCTGCCGGAGTGAGCTGAAGAAGCGCTCCAGCGACACGCTGCGGCTCCAGAAGAAGGCCCGCAAGGGCCAGACCGACGGCCTCCAGTCGCTGATGGACTCGCACATGCAGGACGTGACCCTGCGCCGGGCCGAGCTGGAGGAGGTGGAGAAGCGTTCGCTGCGAGCGGCCATGGTGGAGGAGCGGCTGCGCTACTGCAGCTTCGTCCACATGCTGCAGCCGGTGGTGCACGAGGAGTGCGAGGTGATGTCTGAGCTGGGACATCTGCAG GAGGCCATGCAGTCCATTGCTCTGGTCACCAAGGAGCCCAGTGTCCTGCCGCAGGCCTCCGAGGAGCTCATCCACGATGCCAAGGCCAGCATCAATCTCTATCCGGAGTCGCCGGGCGGCGGATCCGGCTCCCAGGGCGGCGGCTGCTCCAACTCTCTGGGATCCAGGAAGAGCTCTGTCTGCTCCATCAGCAGCATGAACAGCAGCGGCTCCAGCAACTCTCCGGGCCATCATCACTATCCGCGCTCCCTGTCGCAG TTTGTAACGCCCGCAATTCGCTTGAAACCTGGTGAATCCAGTGATAGTGGCTTTTGCTCATCGCCAGCTCTAACAACAcag GTCTCGAACGCAACGAACCAGACGGCAAATGTGTCGACATGGCCGCCACATTCCCAGGACGTGGTGGACACCCTCCCGCCCACGGCCGACCGACCGCACACCATTTCCACGGCATACGAGAAGGGTCACCAGCGCCCGCCACTGACTGTCTACACGTTCCAGAACCCAGAGACCATCCACGAGTCCGGGAGCGGCAACGGGATCAACAATGGATCGGTGGCCCCATCCAACGGACAGCCATCGTCGGGCCAGACCACACCGGCCACCCAGAAGTCTCCGGCCGCATCGCTCAGTCGTCCGCCTCTGCCAGTC AAGCCGGCCCATGTG CGCTGCTCGTCGCTGGAGCGTCCGCTGTCGGCGCAGAGCAACCACCGTCAGGGCAGTGGAAGCGGCGGCCTGCTGCAGCGTCAGTGCCCCTCACCGATACCGGCTCATATCACGAAAG AGCTGTCCGCAGCACATCatgcacagcagcagcagcagcagctccagcagcagcagagtcCGCCCACATACGTTAACATGTCCGAACTGGCCAACATGGCGGCCTTGAAGCTCACtaaccaccagcagcagcagcagcagcagcaacagcaacagcagcagcagaagcccACGCCACCgcctctgcagcagcagagctCCATTGACTCGATCTGCTCGCAGCATTCCAACGACTCCTCGGGCTCCCATCAGCttctacagcagcagcagcagcagcaagcgcCTCACGCTGCCCAGCACCATGCCACACGCTCCCATTCCATATCCTCGACGGCCTCGTCGCTGCACTCGCATCCATCGATCGACTCGACGGTCGCTTGCGGCTCCCTCGTGGGCCAGCACACCcacagcaccagcaccaacacGAACACCACCTCGCCGTCCAGTGGCAGCTCCACGCCCCAGAACCATTACTCGCCCCTGTTAACCAACTCACCCACGTCCACTGCCGCAGGTACGCCCAGTGGAAGCAGCATCAGCACGGGCACGGGTACCGGCGCCGGACTGGGATTCGTCTACCAGGTCAGCTCGCccacgccgccgacgagcgaGGTGCAGGTGCAGGTGCTCAAGATCACCGAGCAGGCGGGATCGCAGCCGCCGGCCAGTGCCGAGGACACGGACGAACGGTCGCGTGCCTCTGTCCTGCAGAAGGCCTCCATGTTCGAGAAGCAGGCGGCAGCCGTGGCAGCAGCGGCCGGTAGTGTGTCGCCTCCTGTTCCGGCCACGGGTCCATCCCCTGCGGCGGCCGCCCCAAGTGCCGGGGGACCGAAGCGGTCCGAGGCCGAGCAGCAGGAAATGG ACAAATCTTTCGAAGACTCAATCAAAGcattaaataatttaattgGCGAACTAGACTCGTTTCAACGTGAGATTGATGAGGGCAAGGGCAAGcagaacagcaacagcaacagcagcaacaacaacctgACAAcgagtagcagcagcagcgagaaCAACAACCTGCCCCCCGTCTGCATCGGCAGCACCGccagcaccaccagcaccagcaccaccaaCATCGATTTGTGCGGCATCAGCAACCAGACCAACTCCAGCGGCTGCGGCACGGACATGTCGGACACCACCTCCGAGGAGCTGGCCGGTGAGGAGGGGGGCCACCTGATGGACCCCACGCTGGCGGAGGCCAGGCGGCGAGAACGAGAGCTTCTGGGCGCCAGCGATTCGGAGCTGAGTCGCTGCTATGTGAGCGAGACGAGTTCGCTGACCGGCGGCCTGACAGCGGGCGGCTACGAGAACCCCACGTTCGCCCACTTTGTGGCGAGTGCGAGCCGCGACGACCCCTACAACGGGGGGTCGGGCAGCGAGGGGCGCTCCCTATATGCGCCCGcctccgtgtccgtgtccgcgGACAGCATCTCGCTGGCCGCCTCCGACAGCATCTGCCTGTCGGGGCAGCCGCGGCACGCCTACGTGGACACCTgcagcgacagcggcagcgCCGTCGTAGTGATCTACGACCACCAGATCCCCAACACCCCGGACATTGAGTTCGTCAAGCAGAACTCGGAGATAGTCCTGCTGCGCACCAAGGACCCCCAGGTGCAGTCGCAGCTGCAGCTTTACGAGATGCGcgagctgcagcagctgccCTCGAATCTAGCCGGATCCCCGGACTCGCCGGACTCGGGCAGTGGCAAGGCGCTCCCGCCGGCAACAGCAACTGTGGCGCCCGCCAAGCAGCGACTCTCCTCGTTTCGCGCCTCCagcgagcagcagctgcagctgctcgGACGCGGCAGCCCGCAAAGAGGTAAAGCAAACCACGTCGATCAGccgccccagcagcagcagccggcaCAAGGGACAGTCAGTGATAACAGTAGCCTCCCAGTAGAGCCTCCTGTGATGCGGCGACAGCTGCCCCCAAAGCCCACCAGCCTCTGCCTGAGCCTTTTCAATGGTACAGGTACAGGTACGGGgtcgggttcgggttcgggtacgggtacgggttcGAATCAGCCTCCCAGTGTGGCCGACAAGCCATTGATACCCCGAAAGTCAGACTTTAAGGCCGACTTAGATGCCAAAATACGcaggcagaagcagaaggTTCAACAGcaaatacagcagcagcaacagcaacagcagaagcagcaacaaacGCCACAGCAGccactgcaacagcagcagcagcagcagcagcaacaacaacactcACCACAGTCGCACCAAACCAGAAACTGTAATGTCACTAATggcccagcagcagccgttGTTATTGCATCCGCATCAGATCCAATCTTGAGCCCGCATCCataccaaaaccaaaaccaaaatcaTAGAATGCCAAGCCAAAATCAGACAACAGCAACATCCAATCATAAGCAATACCAGACGCCCCAAGCAGCTGCGACAGCAACATCAAAAACATCAGCATCTCCTCCATCTGCAACAATAGCAAACCCAGCATTATCATCATTGTCACCTCGCGGCGGTCTGCCAcagccatcatcatcatcgtcatcattaccatcatctgcatctgcatccaCAAACTCCACATCGACAAACGCTCTTGCTCCGTTGCccgttgccactgccactgccactgccactgccccctGCAGACCACCACCATCAGCGCCACCACCCGCCCATCCATATGTGTGCTCCTCGAATGCCGCCAACCCCCAAGCCAACCATCAAGccaatacgaatacgaattccactgccaatgccaatgccaatgccagtcTCAAGCCAGGCATTACGCCCAGGCCGGCCTCGTTGTCGG gaggagcaggaggaggattAGGAGGAGCAGGTGGCTCAACGCGGATCGCACGTCGTTCGTCCATCAATCAGGCCAAGCCACCGCCGCCAGTGCGACGCAGCTCCTCGGTGACACCCAGTCCCAATGCTTCGGTGGGG CACGCGACGCATCTGCAGCTGCAACATAACACACCGCTAAGCAGCTCCAGCGAGCATCTACCACCGCCGCCAGCCTTTATGCTGGAGTCCATGTCCAGCGCTCCTCCAGTGGCCATGCCGAGCTCCGCTCTTAAGGTGTCGGAGACGGTGCGAGCCCTGGCAGCCATGCGGCATCAGCCGGCATCGCCTGGTACGCTAAGACgtatacagcagcagcagcagcaacaccagcaacaacaacaacagcaacaacaatatcAACCCCCACTGCAG TCAGTGCACAACTCCCCCATGAACGACGACCCGAGCTATGAGGCCTACTATGACTCCTATATGGATCTGCAGGCCTATGCTCATGCCTTGGCCAatggccaacagcagcagccgggccAGCAGATGCCACCACCCCTGCCACCGCCCAACCAGCAACGCTTTAATcatcaacagcaacagcaacagcagcaataTCATCCACAGCAATGCTatccacagcagcaacagcagcagcaacatgtGGCACAAAAGCCGCCAACGCCACCTGTCTACCACGCCCCACCAGCACCACCGCCTACAGCGGATGCC ACGTTCCGCACCTCGTCACCGGCCGCAGGCGGAGGAGGCGGTGGGGGCATCTATGCCCAACCCAAGCTGGTCAACAGCATGTCCAGCTTCCGCACCAGCAGCCCAAGTCCcaatgggcatgggcatgggcatgcgCACCCACTGCCACCGACACAGCCCAAGGCGAACCCGAATCTAATTGCACAGCTGAATGCACGACTCAacagcaagcagcagcagcagcagcagcaccatcaacagcagcatgCTTCCGAGGGCATCTACGGCAACCAGCAGCAACCTGGAGGCGAGTCGATCTACACGCGGAGCGGCCTGTCCATGTCCcagccgcaacagcagcaacactATGACG CAGCTGCCCCAATCCTGAGCATGCGACAggctcagcagcagcagcagcagtaccaacatctgcagcagcagcattacACGTGCCCGCCTCCACTGGAGGAtccgccaccgccacccaTTTACAGTGCCGGAGCATCGGCCACGATGCCCAAAAAGATGGCACGCCCCCATGCTGGCCAGAGTGCGGCCTCTCAGTTGAGTGCCTATGCAGCAGGTTCGGCCACGGCTACGCTCCCAAAAAACatgatgcagcagcagcaacgtttacagcagcagctacaacagcagcagcagcagcatcagcaatACCAACAGCCGGCAGGCAtgggcaatggcaatggccaTGTAAATCAGCGTCCACAGTTGCCTCTTCCCCAGCAGCagatgcagcaacagcagcagcagaaactgaGAGCAGCTCAACAGCAACATTTGGcggaacagcaacagcagcagcagcaacagcagcgccagcCACCCATACCGTCGCGGCACTCGAGTGTACAGCAAAAGATATTCGTGTCAACGAATCCATTCATACAAACTACGGCCGTCAAGTTCCATTCGCCCTCAGCCTCGCCCACTTGCGGCTCGCCCGTAACTGGATCTGGGTCTGTATCCTCGGCTAGTATTTATGCCACAACGGCGCGTGGCaatcaccaccagcagcaaATACATCatccacaacagcagcagcatcaacagcaacagcaacagcattaTTATCGCGAGGTTGCTGGGGGCAACAGCAATGGCGGCGCTGCTTACTACAACCACAATAATGCCCATGGCCATGGCCACGCGAATGCGAACGCCCATGCCAATGTCCATGCCCACGCCCACATGTCCCATGCCCAGGCACATCATCCAA ACTTCGTCACAAGCACAAATATCGAAAAGACTGGCAGCATTCGGGCCAAGACCAAGGCCGAGTTCCTCGAGAATCTCAACGCGAAACTGGCCAAGCAGGGCATGTCCGGCCGCGCATTTGCCGTGCGAAATCTCATCAATAGCAAGGCCCTG CCGGACCCTCGCATCTGTCACGAGTCGCTGATGGATCAGATAAAACGCGGAGCCCCCTTGAAACGTAACCAGAAGATCAACGATCGAAGCGCTCCTAAAATACACTAA